The Sesamum indicum cultivar Zhongzhi No. 13 linkage group LG6, S_indicum_v1.0, whole genome shotgun sequence genome has a segment encoding these proteins:
- the LOC105164084 gene encoding transcription factor EGL1 isoform X1: MATANQNQIQIPEEVPQNLRKRLALAVRTIQWSYAIFWSISSRQPGVLEWGDGYYNGDIKTRKTVQAAEVNADQLGLQRSDQLRELYESLSLGETSPQAKRPTAALSPEDLTDAEWYFLVCMSFVFNVDQGLPGRTLAKNQTIWLCNAHRADTKVFSRSLLAKSAAIQTIVCFPHLGGVVELGTTELVAEDLDLIQHIKTSFLDSPSVTVPVPNITNHVSNNIVSNNGLNCEMPDCANMPEDGLDQFLDCPDMDNCSPNDCSNDFADNLLREESNLVEVADGEQSWPFMDDAISCLNNSMNSSDCVSHTYEDPETPLPLSDGKRETNSCIRETQECNQNNTSGLQGNDVHYQTVLSNLLKSSHQLILGPYFGKGSGGSSFISWRKDGTSGAPVPQSGTTSQRLLKKVLLEVARMHENCRLESVKNNGNSKPEVEEVDRNHVLSERKRREKINERFTILGSLVPSGGKVDKVSILDHTIEYLRELERRVEELESYKEAAELGSSTQSKPLDAIERTSDNYGPSKNGSTKKPSMNKRKASEMEKTGGETNRARLRDSSTDNLTVTIADKDVLIEMRCFWRECVLLEVMEAISKLHLDTQSAQSSIDDGILSMTLKAKCKGLKTASASVIRQALQRVVRKN, translated from the exons ATGGCAACTGCAAACCAAAACCAAATCCAAATCCCAGAGGAAGTGCCACAGAATCTAAGGAAGAGACTTGCTCTTGCTGTTAGAACCATTCAATGGAGCTATGCAATCTTCTGGTCTATTTCATCTAGGCAACCAGG GGTGTTGGAATGGGGAGATGGGTACTATAATGGTGatataaaaacaagaaaaacagtTCAGGCTGCAGAAGTGAACGCCGATCAGCTGGGGTTGCAGAGAAGCGACCAACTGAGGGAACTTTATGAGTCTCTATCACTTGGCGAAACCAGCCCTCAAGCTAAACGGCCCACGGCTGCGTTGTCCCCTGAAGATCTCACCGATGCAGAGTGGTATTTCTTGGTTTGCATGTCGTTCGTGTTCAATGTTGATCAAGG GTTGCCTGGAAGGACATTAGCCAAAAATCAGACAATCTGGCTATGCAATGCTCACCGTGCGGACACCAAAGTCTTCTCGCGGTCTTTGCTAGCGAAG AGTGCAGCAATCCAG ACAATAGTGTGTTTCCCGCATTTAGGAGGTGTCGTTGAGCTGGGAACCACTGAACTC GTTGCAGAAGATCTTGATCTAATTCAGCATATAAAGACCTCGTTCCTGGATAGTCCTTCTGTGACTGTGCCTGTTCCCAACATTACCAACCATGTCTCTAACAACATTGTCAGCAACAATGGTCTCAACTGTGAAATGCCTGATTGTGCTAACATGCCTGAAGATGGTCTCGATCAATTTTTGGATTGTCCGGACATGGACAATTGTTCTCCCAACGACTGTTCAAATGATTTTGCAGACAATCTGCTGAGAGAGGAATCAAATTTGGTAGAAGTAGCTGATGGGGAGCAAAGCTGGCCATTCATGGATGATGCAATCAGTTGTCTTAACAATTCTATGAATTCCAGTGACTGTGTATCACATACGTATGAAGATCCTGAGACACCGCTCCCACTTTCGGACGGGAAGAGAGAAACAAACAGTTGTATTCGTGAAACTCAAGAATGTAATCAGAACAACACCTCTGGTCTCCAAGGCAATGATGTTCATTATCAAACTGTACTTTCCAACCTTTTGAAGAGTTCTCATCAGTTGATTCTGGGGCCCTATTTTGGGAAAGGAAGTGGAGGATCGAGCTTCATTAGCTGGAGGAAGGATGGAACGTCGGGAGCACCGGTACCCCAAAGTGGAACAACTTCACAAAGATTACTAAAGAAAGTGCTCCTTGAAGTGGCAAGAATGCATGAAAATTGCCGGCTTGAATCTGTTAAAAACAATGGGAATTCTAAACCAGAAGTAGAGGAAGTGGATAGAAACCACGTCTTGTCTGAAAGGAAAcgaagagaaaaaataaatgagagaTTTACAATTCTCGGATCATTAGTCCCATCTGGTGGCAAG GTTGACAAAGTATCGATTCTTGATCATACAATAGAGTACTTGAGAGAGCTTGAGAGAAGAGTCGAGGAGCTGGAATCTTACAAAGAAGCAGCGGAGCTAGGGTCGAGTACACAGAGCAAACCTCTGGATGCCATTGAGAGGACGTCAGATAATTACGGCCCTAGTAAAAACGGTAGTACCAAGAAGCCATCAATGAACAAGAGAAAGGCTAGTGAAATGGAGAAAACAGGAGGCGAAACCAACAGGGCTCGTTTGAGAGATTCCTCGACAGACAATTTAACCGTCACCATTGCAGACAAGGATGTGTTGATTGAGATGAGGTGTTTTTGGAGGGAATGTGTATTGCTTGAAGTTATGGAAGCCATAAGCAAGCTACATTTGGATACGCAAAGCGCCCAATCCTCCATCGACGATGGAATTCTATCCATGACTTTGAAAGCAAAG TGCAAGGGATTGAAAACTGCATCAGCAAGTGTGATCAGACAAGCTCTTCAGAGAGTTGTCCGAAAGAATTGA
- the LOC105164084 gene encoding transcription factor GLABRA 3 isoform X2: MATANQNQIQIPEEVPQNLRKRLALAVRTIQWSYAIFWSISSRQPGVLEWGDGYYNGDIKTRKTVQAAEVNADQLGLQRSDQLRELYESLSLGETSPQAKRPTAALSPEDLTDAEWYFLVCMSFVFNVDQGLPGRTLAKNQTIWLCNAHRADTKVFSRSLLAKVAEDLDLIQHIKTSFLDSPSVTVPVPNITNHVSNNIVSNNGLNCEMPDCANMPEDGLDQFLDCPDMDNCSPNDCSNDFADNLLREESNLVEVADGEQSWPFMDDAISCLNNSMNSSDCVSHTYEDPETPLPLSDGKRETNSCIRETQECNQNNTSGLQGNDVHYQTVLSNLLKSSHQLILGPYFGKGSGGSSFISWRKDGTSGAPVPQSGTTSQRLLKKVLLEVARMHENCRLESVKNNGNSKPEVEEVDRNHVLSERKRREKINERFTILGSLVPSGGKVDKVSILDHTIEYLRELERRVEELESYKEAAELGSSTQSKPLDAIERTSDNYGPSKNGSTKKPSMNKRKASEMEKTGGETNRARLRDSSTDNLTVTIADKDVLIEMRCFWRECVLLEVMEAISKLHLDTQSAQSSIDDGILSMTLKAKCKGLKTASASVIRQALQRVVRKN, translated from the exons ATGGCAACTGCAAACCAAAACCAAATCCAAATCCCAGAGGAAGTGCCACAGAATCTAAGGAAGAGACTTGCTCTTGCTGTTAGAACCATTCAATGGAGCTATGCAATCTTCTGGTCTATTTCATCTAGGCAACCAGG GGTGTTGGAATGGGGAGATGGGTACTATAATGGTGatataaaaacaagaaaaacagtTCAGGCTGCAGAAGTGAACGCCGATCAGCTGGGGTTGCAGAGAAGCGACCAACTGAGGGAACTTTATGAGTCTCTATCACTTGGCGAAACCAGCCCTCAAGCTAAACGGCCCACGGCTGCGTTGTCCCCTGAAGATCTCACCGATGCAGAGTGGTATTTCTTGGTTTGCATGTCGTTCGTGTTCAATGTTGATCAAGG GTTGCCTGGAAGGACATTAGCCAAAAATCAGACAATCTGGCTATGCAATGCTCACCGTGCGGACACCAAAGTCTTCTCGCGGTCTTTGCTAGCGAAG GTTGCAGAAGATCTTGATCTAATTCAGCATATAAAGACCTCGTTCCTGGATAGTCCTTCTGTGACTGTGCCTGTTCCCAACATTACCAACCATGTCTCTAACAACATTGTCAGCAACAATGGTCTCAACTGTGAAATGCCTGATTGTGCTAACATGCCTGAAGATGGTCTCGATCAATTTTTGGATTGTCCGGACATGGACAATTGTTCTCCCAACGACTGTTCAAATGATTTTGCAGACAATCTGCTGAGAGAGGAATCAAATTTGGTAGAAGTAGCTGATGGGGAGCAAAGCTGGCCATTCATGGATGATGCAATCAGTTGTCTTAACAATTCTATGAATTCCAGTGACTGTGTATCACATACGTATGAAGATCCTGAGACACCGCTCCCACTTTCGGACGGGAAGAGAGAAACAAACAGTTGTATTCGTGAAACTCAAGAATGTAATCAGAACAACACCTCTGGTCTCCAAGGCAATGATGTTCATTATCAAACTGTACTTTCCAACCTTTTGAAGAGTTCTCATCAGTTGATTCTGGGGCCCTATTTTGGGAAAGGAAGTGGAGGATCGAGCTTCATTAGCTGGAGGAAGGATGGAACGTCGGGAGCACCGGTACCCCAAAGTGGAACAACTTCACAAAGATTACTAAAGAAAGTGCTCCTTGAAGTGGCAAGAATGCATGAAAATTGCCGGCTTGAATCTGTTAAAAACAATGGGAATTCTAAACCAGAAGTAGAGGAAGTGGATAGAAACCACGTCTTGTCTGAAAGGAAAcgaagagaaaaaataaatgagagaTTTACAATTCTCGGATCATTAGTCCCATCTGGTGGCAAG GTTGACAAAGTATCGATTCTTGATCATACAATAGAGTACTTGAGAGAGCTTGAGAGAAGAGTCGAGGAGCTGGAATCTTACAAAGAAGCAGCGGAGCTAGGGTCGAGTACACAGAGCAAACCTCTGGATGCCATTGAGAGGACGTCAGATAATTACGGCCCTAGTAAAAACGGTAGTACCAAGAAGCCATCAATGAACAAGAGAAAGGCTAGTGAAATGGAGAAAACAGGAGGCGAAACCAACAGGGCTCGTTTGAGAGATTCCTCGACAGACAATTTAACCGTCACCATTGCAGACAAGGATGTGTTGATTGAGATGAGGTGTTTTTGGAGGGAATGTGTATTGCTTGAAGTTATGGAAGCCATAAGCAAGCTACATTTGGATACGCAAAGCGCCCAATCCTCCATCGACGATGGAATTCTATCCATGACTTTGAAAGCAAAG TGCAAGGGATTGAAAACTGCATCAGCAAGTGTGATCAGACAAGCTCTTCAGAGAGTTGTCCGAAAGAATTGA